The Anoplopoma fimbria isolate UVic2021 breed Golden Eagle Sablefish chromosome 20, Afim_UVic_2022, whole genome shotgun sequence genome includes a window with the following:
- the LOC129109124 gene encoding C-C chemokine receptor type 1-like isoform X1 has product MSDDVENNTSYDYSSYYNGVIYDSFSPCSNTELVDFGRVFLPTLYSLVFVLGIIGNGLVVCVLVKHRNQTNLTDICLFNLAVSDLVFVVTLPFYAHYSMVGHWPFGDFMCRFASGSHNTGFFSSIFFMVVMTLDRYLVIMHTKKVAKYRTLRAGFALTAFVWTLSLCVSLPAILFTKVTNESNGLSCNYEPENKAWRLYNIFTMNVLGLVIPLLVMIVCYSRMIPILMNMMSTKKHHVVRLIISIVVAFFLFWAPYNISLFLEFLKSPAISGDCDSEANLKLSITVTETIAYTHCCLNPIIYAFVGQKFMGRVLRMLRKWVPGILLPSAREFSDSSHRKSSFMSRTSVTSNLIM; this is encoded by the exons ATGTCAG ATGATGTCGAAAATAACACAAGCTACGACTATTCATCCTATTATAATGGAGTTATATATGATAGTTTCAGTCCTTGCAGCAACACCGAGTTGGTGGATTTTGGCAGGGTCTTTCTGCCCACTCTCTATAGTTTGGTATTCGTCCTCGGCATCatag GCAACGGTTTAGTGGTGTGTGTTCTGGTGAAGCACCGCAATCAGACCAACCTGACAGACATCTGCCTCTTCAACCTGGCCGTCTCCGACCTTGTCTTCGTCGTCACGCTGCCTTTCTACGCTCACTACTCCATGGTCGGTCATTGGCCTTTCGGAGACTTCATGTGCCGTTTCGCCTCTGGGTCCCATAACACAGGGTTCTTCAGCAGCATCTTCTTCATGGTTGTCATGACACTGGACCGCTACCTGGTCATCATGCACACTAAAAAGGTGGCAAAGTATCGCACTCTGAGGGCAGGCTTCGCTCTCACCGCGTTCGTCTGGACTCTGagcttgtgtgtctctctgcccGCCATTCTCTTCACAAAGGTGACAAATGAGTCTAACGGGCTGTCTTGCAACTACGAACCGGAAAACAAAGCCTGGAGGCTCTACAACATCTTCACCATGAATGTATTGGGTCTTGTGATTCCCTTGTTGGTGATGATAGTTTGCTACTCCAGGATGATCCCCATACTGATGAACATGATGAGCACGAAGAAGCACCACGTTGTCAGGCTGATCATCTCCATAGTGGTCGCCTTTTTCCTATTCTGGGCCCCGTAtaacatttccctttttttggaGTTTCTGAAATCTCCAGCTATATCGGGCGATTGCGACTCGGAGGCAAATTTGAAGCTGTCAATAACAGTGACCGAGACCATTGCTTACACTCACTGCTGCCTGAACCCCATCATATACGCCTTCGTGGGACAAAAGTTCATGGGAAGGGTCTTGCGCATGCTGAGGAAATGGGTGCCTGGGATTCTCCTTCCTTCGGCCAGAGAGTTTTCAGATAGCTCACACAGGAAAAGCTCATTCATGTCCAGGACCTCTGTTACCTCCAATCTCATCATGTAG
- the si:cabz01093077.1 gene encoding C-C chemokine receptor type 2 has product MNISWEYDYNETCDDNLGPELPDGSRVLLVLYYMLFCLSLLGNSTVLWVLLRYIKLKTMTDVCLLNLALSDLILAITLPLWAYNYPNLASCKLMTGVYQLGFYSGTLFVTLMSVDRYLAIVHAIAAMRARTLRYGITASITIWVVSVIMALPGMIFASLEIDEDDNSTQCQPLYPEDRQSFWKLLRNFSENTVGLFVCLPIMVFCYVKILVVLSRSRSRNTKKDRAVKLIFIIVCVFVVCWVPYNVTIFLQTLQLFLDSLDTCKASQTINSAMGFAEIIALSHCCVNPVIYAFVGEKFRKSLGKVLTKYLCWGHQSRRTLSHRDTTEKETSNTPVKSDY; this is encoded by the exons ATGAACATATCTTGGGAGTATGACTACAATGAAACCTGCGATGACAATCTGGGTCCAGAACTGCCTGATGGATCCAGGGTCTTGCTGGTTCTTTACTACATGCTGTTTTGTCTAAGTCTGCTGG GAAACTCCACAGTACTCTGGGTTCTCCTCCGGTACATAAAGCTGAAGACTATGACGGACGTTTGCCTCCTCAACCTGGCCCTGTCTGACCTCATACTGGCTATAACCCTGCCCCTCTGGGCCTACAATTACCCAAACCTTGCATCATGCAAACTGATGACAGGAGTCTATCAG TTGGGTTTCTACAGCGGAACTTTGTTTGTGACCCTAATGAGTGTGGACCGCTACCTGGCCATCGTCCACGCCATTGCAGCCATGCGAGCCCGGACACTTCGCTATGGAATCACAGCCAGCATCACTATCTGGGTTGTTTCTGTCATCATGGCGCTCCCTGGGATGATATTTGCTTCTTTGGAGATAGATGAAGATGACAACAGCACCCAGTGCCAGCCACTGTACCCAGAGGACAGGCAGAGCTTTTGGAAGTTACTGCGAAACTTCAGCGAGAACACAGTGGGCCTCTTCGTGTGCCTCCCCATCATGGTTTTCTGCTATGTGAAAATCCTTGTCGTGctgtccaggtccaggtccaggaaCACCAAAAAGGACAGAGCTGTGAAGCTAATATTcatcatagtgtgtgtgtttgtggtgtgcTGGGTCCCCTACAATGTCACCATTTTCCTACAGACACTGCAGCTGTTCCTGGACAGCCTGGACACCTGCAAGGCTTCACAAACCATCAACTCTGCCATGGGCTTTGCCGAGATCATTGCTCTGTCTCACTGCTGTGTGAATCCAGTCATCTATGCATTTGTAGGGGAGAAGTTTAGGAAGTCACTGGGCAAGGTGCTGACTAAATACCTTTGCTGGGGTCACCAGAGCAGAAGGACTCTCAGCCACAGAGAcaccacagagaaagagacttcCAACACACCTGTAAAAtcagattattaa
- the LOC129109124 gene encoding C-C chemokine receptor type 1-like isoform X2: MSGNGLVVCVLVKHRNQTNLTDICLFNLAVSDLVFVVTLPFYAHYSMVGHWPFGDFMCRFASGSHNTGFFSSIFFMVVMTLDRYLVIMHTKKVAKYRTLRAGFALTAFVWTLSLCVSLPAILFTKVTNESNGLSCNYEPENKAWRLYNIFTMNVLGLVIPLLVMIVCYSRMIPILMNMMSTKKHHVVRLIISIVVAFFLFWAPYNISLFLEFLKSPAISGDCDSEANLKLSITVTETIAYTHCCLNPIIYAFVGQKFMGRVLRMLRKWVPGILLPSAREFSDSSHRKSSFMSRTSVTSNLIM, encoded by the exons ATGTCAG GCAACGGTTTAGTGGTGTGTGTTCTGGTGAAGCACCGCAATCAGACCAACCTGACAGACATCTGCCTCTTCAACCTGGCCGTCTCCGACCTTGTCTTCGTCGTCACGCTGCCTTTCTACGCTCACTACTCCATGGTCGGTCATTGGCCTTTCGGAGACTTCATGTGCCGTTTCGCCTCTGGGTCCCATAACACAGGGTTCTTCAGCAGCATCTTCTTCATGGTTGTCATGACACTGGACCGCTACCTGGTCATCATGCACACTAAAAAGGTGGCAAAGTATCGCACTCTGAGGGCAGGCTTCGCTCTCACCGCGTTCGTCTGGACTCTGagcttgtgtgtctctctgcccGCCATTCTCTTCACAAAGGTGACAAATGAGTCTAACGGGCTGTCTTGCAACTACGAACCGGAAAACAAAGCCTGGAGGCTCTACAACATCTTCACCATGAATGTATTGGGTCTTGTGATTCCCTTGTTGGTGATGATAGTTTGCTACTCCAGGATGATCCCCATACTGATGAACATGATGAGCACGAAGAAGCACCACGTTGTCAGGCTGATCATCTCCATAGTGGTCGCCTTTTTCCTATTCTGGGCCCCGTAtaacatttccctttttttggaGTTTCTGAAATCTCCAGCTATATCGGGCGATTGCGACTCGGAGGCAAATTTGAAGCTGTCAATAACAGTGACCGAGACCATTGCTTACACTCACTGCTGCCTGAACCCCATCATATACGCCTTCGTGGGACAAAAGTTCATGGGAAGGGTCTTGCGCATGCTGAGGAAATGGGTGCCTGGGATTCTCCTTCCTTCGGCCAGAGAGTTTTCAGATAGCTCACACAGGAAAAGCTCATTCATGTCCAGGACCTCTGTTACCTCCAATCTCATCATGTAG